The Montipora foliosa isolate CH-2021 chromosome 14, ASM3666993v2, whole genome shotgun sequence genome window below encodes:
- the LOC137985141 gene encoding protein Wnt-3a-like isoform X1, whose amino-acid sequence MRIPWVILICLCFSRESESVWWTLGTHTALSSDPAKEAALLCFTTPQLNTKQREICRKHPTLMASVAKGAKDAVEECQVQFERRRWNCSAVPESGTLFDPILKRASREAAYLHAITAAGVSHAITASCSQGNTKSCDCDRSVTGDTPKGWTWSGCSSNVKFGTWFSEQFTDARARGNSPRAVMNRHNGRAGRKALSRLLWRKCKCHGLSGSCTMKTCWMQQPSFRQVGDHLRRKYESASEMVVRLNRRGKERLKPRHNHLKRPSESDLLYYESSPNYCDADPSEGSLGTSGRVCNISSSGIDGCELLCCGRGHNIQQVKVTRNCNCIFLWCCHVKCQKCKEIVNRYTCK is encoded by the exons ATGAGAATACCTTGGGTCATCCTTATTTGTTTATGCTTCTCTAGGGAAAGCGAGTCTGTTTGGTG GACGTTAGGAACGCACACAGCTCTGTCCTCCGACCCTGCCAAGGAAGCTGCTCTTTTATGCTTCACAACTCCGCAACTCAACACAAAACAGCGGGAAATTTGTCGCAAACATCCCACCTTGATGGCTAGCGTCGCAAAGGGAGCGAAAGACGCAGTCGAAGAATGTCAGGTACAATTTGAACGGAGGCGTTGGAATTGTTCAGCTGTACCTGAGTCGGGGACATTGTTCGACCCCATTCTTAAGAGAG CAAGCCGTGAGGCAGCATATCTACACGCCATTACAGCAGCTGGCGTTTCTCACGCGATAACCGCTTCGTGTAGCCAGGGCAACACTAAAAGTTGTGATTGTGATCGGTCCGTGACTGGTGATACACCGAAAGGCTGGACATGGTCCGGTTGTAGTAGCAATGTTAAGTTTGGAACTTGGTTTTCAGAACAGTTTACTGATGCAAGGGCGAGAGGCAACAGCCCCCGAGCTGTTATGAACAGACATAACGGCCGAGCAGGACGAAAG GCGCTTTCGAGACTATTATGGCGCAAATGTAAATGTCACGGATTATCAGGATCATGTACCATGAAAACCTGTTGGATGCAACAGCCATCTTTTCGTCAGGTAGGCGACCATCTCAGAAGAAAGTACGAAAGCGCTTCGGAAATGGTTGTCAGACTTAACAGAAGGGGGAAAGAACGTCTCAAGCCGAGACATAATCACTTGAAGCGCCCATCAGAGTCGGATCTGCTGTATTATGAATCGTCACCGAATTATTGCGACGCAGACCCGAGCGAGGGATCCCTCGGGACTTCGGGACGTGTATGTAACATATCATCTTCTGGAATCGATGGCTGCGAGTTGCTGTGCTGCGGACGCGGACATAATATTCAACAGGTCAAGGTTACAAGAAATTGCAACTGTATATTTCTCTGGTGCTGCCACGTTAAGTGCCAAAAGTGCAAAGAGATTGTAAACAGGTACACTTGTAAGTGA
- the LOC137984575 gene encoding uncharacterized protein isoform X2 has protein sequence MVRSKMAEGTIPVVDFEIMGLNSETPPSHDEESVKTLAENIYTAFSTIGFVYLKNHGISNQEISEVRKAGDGFFTLPVDVKKEYTRPTDGSNFGWVSLGRESLNPSRPGDLKEAFNVCELYDETKKWPEQEAPEFKHVVASFFKRCTYLANRILCVIGIGLKLKDPKWLSQVHSGIGGPENATALRLLYYPPLPENWDVKPNQVRCGEHSDYGSITLLFQDDVGGLEVLPVNGEYTPAKPIAGTVLVNIGDLMQRWTADKLISTKY, from the exons ATGGTacgatccaagatggcggaaggtACTATCCCAGTAGTAGATTTTGAAATTATGGGTTTAAATTCTGAAACACCTCCTTCTCACGATGAAGAATCGGTGAAAACACTAGCAGAGAATATCTACACAGCATTCAGTACGATCGGGTTTGTGTATTTAAAGAATCACGGAATATCGAATCAGGAG ATTTCAGAAGTTCGTAAAGCTGGTGACGGGTTTTTCACCCTCCCTGTAGATGTAAAAAAGGAATATACCAGACCCACTGATGGGAGCAATTTCGGATGGGTATCACTCGGGAGAGAAAG TTTAAATCCATCTCGGCCTGGAGATTTGAAGGAAGCATTTAATGTGTGCGAGCTTTATGATGAAACAAAG AAATGGCCCGAACAAGAAGCTCCAGAGTTTAAGCATGTGGTCGCGTCATTTTTCAAGAGGTGTACATATCTGGCAAATAGAATTCTCTGTGTTATTGGAATAGGACTCAAGCTTAAG GACCCAAAGTGGCTCAGTCAAGTGCACAGTGGTATTGGAGGTCCAGAAAATGCCACTGCGTTACGACTGTTGTATTACCCACCTCTTCCTGAGAACTGGGATGTCAAACCCAATCAAGTGCGGTGTGGGGAGCATAGTGACTATGGCTCTATTACACTGCTGTTTCAAGATGATGTGGGTGGCTTAGAG GTTCTTCCTGTAAATGGAGAGTACACACCAGCTAAACCTATTGCTGGAACGGTGTTGGTCAATATTGGAGATCTCATGCAAAGATGGACAGCTGATAAACTGATATCTACG AAATATTGA
- the LOC137984575 gene encoding uncharacterized protein isoform X1, with protein MVRSKMAEGTIPVVDFEIMGLNSETPPSHDEESVKTLAENIYTAFSTIGFVYLKNHGISNQEISEVRKAGDGFFTLPVDVKKEYTRPTDGSNFGWVSLGRESLNPSRPGDLKEAFNVCELYDETKKWPEQEAPEFKHVVASFFKRCTYLANRILCVIGIGLKLKDPKWLSQVHSGIGGPENATALRLLYYPPLPENWDVKPNQVRCGEHSDYGSITLLFQDDVGGLEVLPVNGEYTPAKPIAGTVLVNIGDLMQRWTADKLISTKHRVLIPKEDLKQRIVRRSLAFFVHPDDMVIIECLDGSNKYPAITSMGYLQQRFAVTY; from the exons ATGGTacgatccaagatggcggaaggtACTATCCCAGTAGTAGATTTTGAAATTATGGGTTTAAATTCTGAAACACCTCCTTCTCACGATGAAGAATCGGTGAAAACACTAGCAGAGAATATCTACACAGCATTCAGTACGATCGGGTTTGTGTATTTAAAGAATCACGGAATATCGAATCAGGAG ATTTCAGAAGTTCGTAAAGCTGGTGACGGGTTTTTCACCCTCCCTGTAGATGTAAAAAAGGAATATACCAGACCCACTGATGGGAGCAATTTCGGATGGGTATCACTCGGGAGAGAAAG TTTAAATCCATCTCGGCCTGGAGATTTGAAGGAAGCATTTAATGTGTGCGAGCTTTATGATGAAACAAAG AAATGGCCCGAACAAGAAGCTCCAGAGTTTAAGCATGTGGTCGCGTCATTTTTCAAGAGGTGTACATATCTGGCAAATAGAATTCTCTGTGTTATTGGAATAGGACTCAAGCTTAAG GACCCAAAGTGGCTCAGTCAAGTGCACAGTGGTATTGGAGGTCCAGAAAATGCCACTGCGTTACGACTGTTGTATTACCCACCTCTTCCTGAGAACTGGGATGTCAAACCCAATCAAGTGCGGTGTGGGGAGCATAGTGACTATGGCTCTATTACACTGCTGTTTCAAGATGATGTGGGTGGCTTAGAG GTTCTTCCTGTAAATGGAGAGTACACACCAGCTAAACCTATTGCTGGAACGGTGTTGGTCAATATTGGAGATCTCATGCAAAGATGGACAGCTGATAAACTGATATCTACG AAGCACAGAGTTCTTATTCCAAAGGAGGACTTGAAGCAGAGAATTGTGCGGCGATCATTAGCATTTTTTGTCCATCCGGATGATATGGTTATAATTGAATGTCTTGATGGATCAAACAAATATCCTGCAATCACATCCATGGGATATCTTCAACAAAGATTTGCTGTGACATACTGA
- the LOC137985141 gene encoding protein Wnt-3a-like isoform X2 — MFESGAMRLFCPSIERHSKQRTRNLQNRSKSTTSDAKERHYTAASREAAYLHAITAAGVSHAITASCSQGNTKSCDCDRSVTGDTPKGWTWSGCSSNVKFGTWFSEQFTDARARGNSPRAVMNRHNGRAGRKALSRLLWRKCKCHGLSGSCTMKTCWMQQPSFRQVGDHLRRKYESASEMVVRLNRRGKERLKPRHNHLKRPSESDLLYYESSPNYCDADPSEGSLGTSGRVCNISSSGIDGCELLCCGRGHNIQQVKVTRNCNCIFLWCCHVKCQKCKEIVNRYTCK, encoded by the exons ATGTTTGAAAGCGGGGCGATGCGACTTTTTTGTCCTTCTATTGAGAGGCACAGTAAACAGCGAACTCGAAAtcttcaaaatcgctcaaaaagTACCACTTCTGATGCCAAAGAACGACATTACACCGCAG CAAGCCGTGAGGCAGCATATCTACACGCCATTACAGCAGCTGGCGTTTCTCACGCGATAACCGCTTCGTGTAGCCAGGGCAACACTAAAAGTTGTGATTGTGATCGGTCCGTGACTGGTGATACACCGAAAGGCTGGACATGGTCCGGTTGTAGTAGCAATGTTAAGTTTGGAACTTGGTTTTCAGAACAGTTTACTGATGCAAGGGCGAGAGGCAACAGCCCCCGAGCTGTTATGAACAGACATAACGGCCGAGCAGGACGAAAG GCGCTTTCGAGACTATTATGGCGCAAATGTAAATGTCACGGATTATCAGGATCATGTACCATGAAAACCTGTTGGATGCAACAGCCATCTTTTCGTCAGGTAGGCGACCATCTCAGAAGAAAGTACGAAAGCGCTTCGGAAATGGTTGTCAGACTTAACAGAAGGGGGAAAGAACGTCTCAAGCCGAGACATAATCACTTGAAGCGCCCATCAGAGTCGGATCTGCTGTATTATGAATCGTCACCGAATTATTGCGACGCAGACCCGAGCGAGGGATCCCTCGGGACTTCGGGACGTGTATGTAACATATCATCTTCTGGAATCGATGGCTGCGAGTTGCTGTGCTGCGGACGCGGACATAATATTCAACAGGTCAAGGTTACAAGAAATTGCAACTGTATATTTCTCTGGTGCTGCCACGTTAAGTGCCAAAAGTGCAAAGAGATTGTAAACAGGTACACTTGTAAGTGA